The Amycolatopsis mongoliensis genome includes a window with the following:
- a CDS encoding cellulose binding domain-containing protein yields the protein MKAKLALAATILSVATVLVVSPATAATAPSAAFAKDSDWGSGYQAKYTISAGTSALTSWKLEFDLPAGSTLGSYWDALDTPSGAHHSFVNREYNGTVAAGASTSFGFLVSGSGLPANCKLNGRPCAGGGTPTTTPTTPATTTPPSTTTPSTTTPPPTGGSARVSPYLDITMATPSLVSVANATGQKNFTLAFALGSSLGCDPQWGGTVPLLDSRIINDVNALRNLGGGVTVASGGALGPYLENVCGSVDALYNAYVKTLDAVGSNSLDVDVEASIPTAVVNQALLRLQQQRGTHLSYTMRIQGQDYGMDPFSVSILQDAASRGLNVVVNPMLMDFGYSGSWGDALVSAANATLGQLKTIWPAKSDAEVKGLLGLTPMIGRNDTGSVTDQAAARQLLSYAQANHVASIGFWSAGRDNGGCPGGGAVATCSGISQSLYEFTNIFKAYTG from the coding sequence GTGAAAGCCAAGCTCGCCCTCGCCGCGACGATCCTCTCGGTGGCGACGGTCCTCGTCGTCTCGCCGGCGACGGCCGCCACCGCGCCGTCGGCGGCGTTCGCCAAGGATTCCGACTGGGGTTCCGGCTACCAGGCCAAGTACACGATCAGCGCGGGCACGTCCGCGCTGACGAGCTGGAAGCTGGAGTTCGACCTGCCGGCCGGCTCGACGCTCGGGTCGTACTGGGACGCGCTCGACACCCCGAGCGGCGCCCACCACTCGTTCGTCAACCGCGAGTACAACGGCACCGTCGCCGCGGGCGCGTCGACGAGCTTCGGGTTCCTGGTCAGCGGCAGCGGCCTGCCCGCCAACTGCAAGCTGAACGGCCGGCCGTGCGCCGGCGGCGGCACCCCGACGACCACGCCCACGACCCCGGCGACCACCACCCCGCCGAGCACGACCACGCCGAGCACGACCACGCCGCCGCCGACCGGGGGCAGCGCGCGCGTGTCGCCCTACCTCGACATCACGATGGCGACGCCGTCACTGGTCTCGGTGGCGAACGCGACGGGCCAGAAGAACTTCACGCTCGCCTTCGCCTTGGGCAGCAGCCTCGGCTGCGACCCGCAGTGGGGCGGCACGGTCCCGCTGCTGGACTCGCGGATCATCAACGACGTCAATGCGCTGCGAAATCTGGGCGGCGGCGTCACGGTGGCGTCCGGGGGAGCGCTCGGCCCGTACCTGGAGAACGTGTGCGGCTCGGTGGACGCGCTCTACAACGCGTACGTCAAGACGCTGGACGCGGTGGGCAGCAACAGCCTGGACGTCGACGTCGAGGCGTCGATCCCGACAGCCGTGGTCAACCAGGCCCTGCTGCGGCTGCAGCAGCAACGCGGCACGCACCTCAGCTACACGATGCGGATCCAGGGCCAGGACTACGGGATGGACCCGTTCTCGGTGTCGATCCTGCAGGACGCGGCGTCGCGCGGGCTGAACGTGGTGGTCAACCCGATGCTGATGGACTTCGGCTACAGCGGCTCATGGGGTGACGCCCTGGTCTCCGCGGCGAACGCGACGCTGGGTCAGCTGAAGACGATCTGGCCGGCGAAGTCCGACGCCGAGGTCAAGGGGCTCCTGGGCCTGACCCCGATGATCGGCCGCAACGACACGGGTTCGGTCACCGACCAGGCGGCGGCCCGGCAGCTGCTGTCGTACGCGCAGGCGAACCACGTGGCGAGCATCGGCTTCTGGTCGGCGGGCCGCGACAACGGCGGCTGTCCGGGCGGCGGCGCGGTGGCGACGTGCTCGGGGATTTCCCAGTCGCTGTACGAGTTCACGAACATCTTCAAGGCGTACACGGGGTGA
- a CDS encoding 3D domain-containing protein, translated as MRFARVLGLAALTAGSLLAAPAAPASAASLPACQHFYQGTIPDRPVTGGHGPGTLVGAVDVSNRLPAPGSVAGGLGSDGKVTFTFARVAGAKAYRAFRNGQALQWISDWGQPTLTVTDASPCQDANYQLYAMTAEDNSPGSLGQISTAYRLDGGNHLAAYRIPAGTTLTYRVTSYNDVAQTALGYSAGPGFCAVDARNIPWGTRFSVPGYGECYAADIGSWIKDDIVDVWLPGSQADAWGIQRLTLTVR; from the coding sequence ATGCGTTTCGCCAGGGTCCTCGGGCTGGCGGCCCTCACCGCCGGCAGCCTCCTCGCCGCTCCCGCCGCACCCGCGTCGGCGGCTTCTTTGCCCGCCTGCCAGCACTTCTACCAAGGCACCATCCCGGACCGCCCGGTCACCGGCGGCCACGGTCCCGGCACGCTCGTCGGCGCCGTGGACGTGAGCAACCGCCTGCCCGCGCCCGGCTCGGTCGCCGGCGGCCTGGGCTCCGACGGCAAGGTCACCTTCACCTTCGCCCGCGTCGCCGGCGCGAAGGCGTACCGCGCGTTCCGCAACGGCCAGGCCCTCCAGTGGATCAGCGACTGGGGCCAGCCGACGCTCACGGTCACCGACGCGAGCCCCTGTCAGGACGCGAACTACCAGCTCTACGCGATGACGGCCGAGGACAACTCGCCGGGCTCGCTCGGCCAGATCTCGACCGCCTACCGCCTCGACGGCGGCAATCACCTCGCGGCCTACCGCATCCCGGCCGGCACCACGCTGACCTACCGCGTCACGTCCTACAACGACGTCGCCCAGACCGCGCTCGGCTACAGCGCTGGGCCGGGCTTCTGCGCCGTCGACGCGCGGAACATCCCGTGGGGCACCAGGTTCTCCGTGCCGGGCTACGGCGAGTGCTACGCCGCGGACATCGGCAGCTGGATCAAGGACGACATCGTCGACGTCTGGCTGCCCGGCTCGCAGGCCGACGCCTGGGGCATCCAGCGGCTCACCCTGACCGTGCGCTGA
- a CDS encoding alpha/beta fold hydrolase translates to MTTFALIHGGGGSGWDFHRLVPELAARGHDAIAPDLPITDSSAGLASFTETVLAELGDRTDVAVVGHSYGGFTAPLVAEKARARLLVYLAGMIPAPGEPPGQWWGNTGFSGPEGLSDIETYFNGVPLELAEEGMARGRDQVSKEWDEPWPLPAHPDVPTRVLLCRDDRFFVPDFQRKVARERLGIEADEVDGPHCAPLSHPAQIADRLVGYL, encoded by the coding sequence ATGACGACGTTCGCGCTGATCCACGGGGGCGGCGGCAGCGGGTGGGACTTCCATCGGCTGGTGCCGGAGCTGGCCGCACGCGGCCACGACGCGATCGCGCCGGACCTGCCGATCACCGACTCGTCGGCCGGGCTGGCGTCGTTCACCGAAACCGTGCTCGCGGAGCTGGGCGACCGCACGGACGTCGCCGTCGTCGGCCATTCCTACGGCGGGTTCACGGCGCCGCTGGTCGCGGAGAAGGCGCGGGCGAGACTGCTGGTGTACCTGGCCGGGATGATCCCGGCGCCGGGGGAGCCACCGGGGCAGTGGTGGGGGAACACGGGCTTCTCGGGGCCCGAGGGGCTCAGCGACATCGAGACGTACTTCAACGGCGTCCCGCTCGAGCTGGCCGAGGAGGGCATGGCGCGCGGGCGCGACCAGGTGAGCAAGGAGTGGGACGAGCCGTGGCCGCTGCCGGCCCACCCGGACGTCCCGACCCGGGTCCTGCTCTGCCGTGACGACCGGTTCTTCGTACCGGACTTCCAGCGGAAGGTGGCCCGGGAGCGGCTGGGCATCGAGGCCGACGAGGTCGACGGCCCGCACTGCGCCCCGCTGAGCCACCCCGCCCAGATCGCCGACCGCCTGGTCGGCTACCTGTAA